From Camelina sativa cultivar DH55 chromosome 7, Cs, whole genome shotgun sequence, one genomic window encodes:
- the LOC104701567 gene encoding chorismate mutase 3, chloroplastic-like: MEAMLLKPAFPNPPSLNLATSSLSPVSRLLLPNWSGKSRFGVPESLSLRLSAASPIRYSRGLLRVDESEYLTLDSIRHSLIRQEDSIIFNLLERAQYRYNPDTYDEDAFTMEGFQGSLVEFMVRETEMLHAKVDRYKSPDEHPFFPQCLPEPIIPPIQYPQVLHHCADSININKKVWNMYFKHLLPRLVKPGDDGNCGSAALCDTMCLQILSKRIHFGKFVAEAKFRENPAAYETAIREQDRTQLMRLLTYENVEEVVKKRVEIKARIFGQDITINDPETGADPSYKIQPSLVAKLYGERIMPLTKEVQIEYLLRRLD, from the exons ATGGAAGCTATGCTACTCAAACCCGCGTTTCCCAATCCCCCAAGCCTCAATCTTGCGACTTCTTCTTTAAGCCCTGTCTCGCGATTATTATTACCCAACTGGAGCGGTAAATCGAGGTTTGGTGTGcctgagtctctctctctccgtctcTCTGCAGCTTCTCCGATCCG aTACTCGAGAGGGCTACTACGGGTAGATGAGAGTGAGTATTTGACACTTGACAGCATAAGACACTCTTTGATTCGCCAAGAGGACAGCATTATCTTTAATCTTCTTGAACGAGCTCAGTATCGCTACAACCCTGATACGTATGACGAGGATGCTTTTACTATGGAAGGGTTTCAAGGATCTTTGGTCGAGTTTATGGTCAGAGAAACTGAAATGCTCCACGCAAAG GTGGACAGGTACAAGAGTCCTGATGAGCATCCTTTTTTCCCACAATGCTTGCCAGAGCCTATCATTCCACCGATTCAATATCCACAG GTTTTGCATCATTGCGCTGATTCGATAAACATCAACAAGAAGGTGTGGAATATGTATTTCAAACACCTTCTTCCCAGATTGGTCAAGCCTGGGGATGATGGTAATTGTGGTTCAGCTGCTCTCTGTGACACAATGTGTTTGCAG ATACTTTCAAAGAGAATTCACTTTGGTAAATTTGTTGCTGAGGCCAAGTTCCGTGAAAATCCTGCTGCCTACGAAACAGCTATCCGAGAACAA GACCGGACACAGCTGATGCGACTTCTAACGTATGAAAATGTTGAAGAAGTAGTCAAGAAGAGAGTTGAGATCAAAGCCAGAATTTTCGGTCAAGACATAACGATCAACGATCCAGAAACTGGAGCTGATCCTTCCTACAAAATCCAACCTAGCTTAGTTGCAAAACTCTATGGAGAAAGGATCATGCCCCTCACAAAGGAAGTCCAAATTGAGTACTTGCTTAGAAGGCTGGATTAA
- the LOC104701566 gene encoding uncharacterized protein LOC104701566 — MGRWRAVALLLRNQILSSSKRLVDISSPCVSRHQALGVLATSRFRYLSSFPSPISIYNNDADSASNDGYQNYEFGTEEEDEQGKIPIKAYFLSTSIDLKGMQADNLCNVVPPTSRSTNSIALKFSDFPSGIHTLDERESVSNCRFMIVFQYGSAILFNIDDNDVERYLDIVRRHSSGLLTNMRKDDYAVKEKPLLTEEMKGGPDYIVLRTLDTNSIRIIGSVLGQSIALDYFVSQVDKLVEEFADINRAMEKTGTFTMTRKKLFQLVGKANSNLADVILKVGLFERSEIAWREARYAQIYEYLREDYEVTQRFGDLDYKLKFIEHNIHFLHLVMQNRRSDLLEWCIIVLLVIENAIGIYEIVRESGVAL; from the exons atGGGTAGATGGAGAGCAGTAGCTCTGCTCCTTCGTAATCAAATTCTCAGTTCTTCAAAGAGACTAGTAGACATTTCTTCTCCATGTGTCTCGAGACACCAGGCGCTTGGTGTGTTAGCAACTTCTCGTTTCCGATACTTGTCGTCGTTCCCTTCTCCGATTTCGATTTACAACAACGACGCTGATTCTGCGTCAAATGATGGGTATCAAAACTATGAATTCggaacagaggaagaggatgaacaagggAAGATCCCTATCAAAGCTTATTTTCTCAGTACtag TATTGATTTGAAGGGAATGCAAGCTGACAACTTATGCAATGTTGTTCCTCCTACCTCACGTTCTACCAATTCTATTGCCCTCAAATTTTCTGATTTTCCTTCTGGTATCCAT ACTCTGGATGAGAGGGAGAGTGTAAGCAACTGCCGGTTCATGATTGTCTTTCAATACGGTTCTgctattctttttaatattgatgACAACGACGTTGAGCGTTATCTTGACATTGTTCGTAGACATTCTTCTGGATTGCTTACAAATATGAGAAAAGATG ATTATGCTGTGAAGGAGAAGCCTTTGTTGACTGAGGAAATGAAAGGTGGCCCTGACTACATCGTTCTCAGAACGTTGGATACTAATAGCATCCGTATAATTGGGAGTGTGCTCGGGCAGAGTATTGCGTTGGATTACTTTGTTTCTCAG GTAGACAAGTTGGTGGAAGAGTTTGCTGATATAAACCGTGCGATGGAGAAAACAGGAACTTTCACAATGACCAGGAAAAAGCTCTTCCAACTTGTAGGGAAGGCGAATTCTAATCTAGCCGACGTGATTCTCAAAGTTGGTTTGTTTGAGAG ATCTGAAATTGCTTGGAGAGAGGCTAGATATGCTCAGATATACGAGTACCTAAGAGAAGATTACGAGGTCACTCAGAGATTTGGGGATCTAGACTATAAGCTAAAGTTTATAGAG CACAACATTCATTTCCTCCATCTGGTGATGCAGAACCGACGATCAGACCTTTTAGAATGGTGCATTATCGTATTACTGGTTATTGAAAACGCAATAGGCATTTACGAGATTGTTCGAGAATCAGGAGTTGCACTCTGA